In Corynebacterium ulcerans, one genomic interval encodes:
- the lspA gene encoding signal peptidase II, translating into MAAIIIGIATVDQASKAAVLHFLGDGQPLKLIGDWFRFRLLFNPGAAFSLGENATWLFTCIQLIFVVGIAWYAPKIRDGWTAVALAMIAGGALGNLIDRLFREPAFFVGHVVDFISVGDFAVFNVADSAITCGVAVFFVAILLESKREAQSLQRNEDEVIDNA; encoded by the coding sequence ATGGCTGCCATCATCATCGGTATTGCGACGGTGGATCAGGCGTCTAAAGCGGCAGTATTGCATTTCCTTGGCGACGGACAGCCATTGAAACTCATTGGTGATTGGTTCCGTTTCCGCCTCCTGTTCAACCCAGGCGCAGCGTTTTCTTTAGGTGAAAATGCGACGTGGCTTTTTACCTGTATTCAACTTATCTTTGTTGTCGGGATCGCTTGGTATGCGCCAAAAATCCGCGATGGCTGGACTGCCGTGGCTTTGGCAATGATCGCCGGGGGCGCACTGGGCAACCTTATTGACCGCTTATTCCGCGAGCCAGCGTTTTTTGTAGGTCACGTTGTAGATTTCATCTCCGTTGGAGACTTCGCGGTTTTCAACGTGGCTGATAGCGCCATAACGTGCGGCGTGGCTGTTTTCTTTGTAGCGATCTTGTTAGAGAGTAAACGAGAAGCACAGTCACTCCAACGCAACGAGGACGAGGTGATTGACAATGCGTGA